The genomic interval AGGATCCGTTCGCGGCTATCCGGGAGTTGGGACAGGCCACGACCGGATTCTACAATTACTTTCAGTGAGAAGCGGTGACGGCGGCAGCACATCTCCTGCTGTGGCATCAAAGGGTCATAATctaaaagcaacaacaaaaaaggaaaagcaaaacaacaaaaaaaaagaagaaaaattaacaacaaaaaaaattgcaaaattcttagctgaacaaaaaaaaacgtaaaaaatgCCCCAGACAATGGGAAAAACGGAAgagaaaacgaaaaagaacTGCTTCTTAATTATAGTTGTCCCTAtccttatttttttgctttcttttaaattgcaaattatttaattacgGTAGTCTTAAGTTAAACGTGtgaattattatatttaattaataatatacatacatacctatTTAGTTAATGTTTAGTGGTTACTAAAGCTCGCCCAAATGCCGCAGCGGGGATTTGTTGACGTTGACTCTTCACCCTCCATTCTCCATCCTTTACCTTTCACCCTTGCCCTCCAGCCCCGCCCCCCTGTTAACcatctgccacgcccccaaggCCGCCAGAGGCGTCGCCCACGTGGCTCCCAGCATCCAACGGGTTGCTCTGAGCAGCCCAGAAATGAAAACCCAAACGCCTACACAAGAAAACCTTATCGATTAGACTCTTGaaacatacaaacaaataaaaaaacatgaaaaaacgaaaaaaaaaataaataaaaacaaacaaacataaaaatcgcaaaaaaatgaaataaatatgtaataacTATAAACTGCAAAATGCATAGTTAGCTTTAGACGTAAGCATATTCAAGAACAtttgtattgtaaattttttctatttttagtgCGTAGCCTATGTGCTACATGAGCCTTCAGTTCGTTTTCTACCTTTAATTTCTCAGTTAAAAGTTTCAATTTTGTACAGAAGTTGActattgaaaacaaaaacaaaacaaaacaacaaaaaaaaaacacaaaaaatattaacaaaaacattaaaactgaaaatttgTCACGCACtcaaatacataaattattatcCTTATTAACTGTAACTTCAGATTATATAcctattatatatatttaatggcTATAAGGGATATGAACATTTTTGTGTACGAATTATACATACTTAcctacatacaaacatatatataatatgcatataaatatttaaatttgtgcACGAGTTATTTGTTCCTTTGCCCATCCAAAATTGTCGATGCATGTGTAAATTATATTACGATTGTTGACTTCCCCCAAAATTGCAGCCATCGCCCCCCTCTCCAAATTTCCCAATTATAAACAAATCCCCCCACACCCCCCACTCATCGTTTAGTCCGATTTGACGACTGGTAAATGTAAAACATACGAAAGagaaaaaatgcaagcaaGAAATATAAGAATTTTTCGATAAGAGTATTTAATCAATCTTTGAGTTTTATCGTAGTATTTTGGCTAGCGACTTGGATAGCGTAAACATATTAACTTtatataattgtaattatttaaCCAATGTAATGCATAACAAACAACTAAAAAGCGGATACAAAAAGAAcgaaaattacatttaataaacaagaaaTTGTACTTTTAATAATCCCCCCTCCTCTCACCACTCATGTCATTTGTTAAACGATCTTCTAGGAAATACATTGCATACACTGCTACACGAACACATCTAGTGTTAAATTATATGTAAATTTagacaccacacacacacatacagcaactaactaaaaacaataatacTTAGCACACACCACACATCGAGCACCACGAGAACAGACCGAGAAACAGATAATGAAACCAGAAGCCTAACGAAATTCCTCCATTTCAACTGTATTGTATAtgtaaaacaatttatatGAAACCAGCTACGCTgaaaatacttataaaaaatcacaaaaaaaagagaaaacaaaaaagatccCCAAGggacagcaaaaaaaaaaattcttgcAATTTTGGTTTCCTTTGCCGGCAGAAAACTGTTTTAAGCCAACAATCTTTCCATCTTAACTGATTTCGAAATTACATGGCTTGAAATTGTCCATTTCCATACCAGCGGTTTTGAAACTATCTCTATTAACCCAACTAACAGTGCTACATAGGATATAATTCGATTAACTAACGTTTAAAATCTCGACTTTGTTTGAGAGCGGGGTCAATCgtattttaaaatagaaaGTTTCCGAGCAGTTTAAAAAGGTATTCGAGAGTTTGTTTATCCATTAAATTTGAATGCTGATGAAATTAGATTAGATAGttcagatatttttaaaagaagCTTAAAGAGTCTCATCCGCATTGGTTTTGAGAcaatttttttagtttattaaaacgTTTGTGTTTTCCAATCATCTATAGAATTATAAATAAGCGCCATTTGcttactctttttttttttagtaacCACATGGATAGCGTTAATCAATTTGATTTGGGGATGCCAAAAGAATCGGCATTCTCTGAAGTTTATTGGTACGTTTTGAACTTAACTAGGTACTTAATTAGCAGGTGGAACTAATCCTACAGATCTAGACGGGTATGTTCAGTGCAGACAGCTCCTCCTTGACCTCATCGTACAGGTCCTTGTACTCATCGTTCTGGCGAACCAGCAAGGCGACTGTACCGCGCTTCACGCCCATGGCAGCTCCCAGATCCGCCCGACTTGGGGTGTAGGCATACGGGATGCCCTTCTCCTCGCAAACGGCGGGCAAGTGGCACATGATGTCCACAGGTGTAACATCGCCAGCGAAGATGCAGATTCTGGAAAAGATCAGGGTTTTAGTGATTGGCTTTCAGTCGGGGATCACTCAGCACTTACCCTGTTTCGCCCTTGCGCAGGCGAGTCTGTACATCCTTCAATCCATTGCGCAGGAAAGTCTTGTGCTTCATGGCCTTCTTCACCAGTTTGTAGCACTTTTTGGCCAGTTTTTTACCTGCCATCGGTTTCGCGATGGCGTTTACAAAGATCAGCTTGTCGTCGTAGGACTCCTCCTCCTTGATGGTAACATCGCCGCTGGCCACCACGGACTCATCGGCATCCTCGGAGCGCTCTACTTTCACTTTAACCATGGCTTTTCTGTTAAAAACGTggatatattatttaaactgCGGTTTTTGGTTCGAAACACGTGTTCAGTGTGACCGCGGGGGGAATTTCGAAGTATACTAGCGTGCCCAGAAAAGatacttaaataaatactgtTGCCGTGTATTAGTAGGACTTACTCAATGGTTGGTGACTTTGCTAAAGCTAAGTTTCGACTCGTACACGGAGAAAAATTACCATCTGATTTGTGATTTTCCAGAACAGACGCTCAAATTGCTTTTGCTGAACTCAggattatgaaatatttttaaataaatatagaaataaaaatccTTTATGACcacattaaacatttattaaaatctcACATACAAATTCAAATCCACATGACATAAAACAGTTTAAAATTAGCAGAAATCTTACAGAGTATACAGTCAAAAGATCTGCTTGGCCAGTTGGATAATGTTCATGGCCAATCGGATCTCCCGGGCGCCGCGTACGCCCAGTGCCGCCAAGTCCTCCAGGGTCATTTGGATGAGCACCTCGATGTCGATCTCCTGGCGCGTGAACAGCTCCGTGAGATGTTCGTTCCCAGTGCGATCGAGCAGGGATTTGACACGAGGACTCAACGTGGGGTGCTCCACCGGGGAGCACGGCTTATAACGTGGATGACTGAAACTGGGAAGGGGACTCTTTGGGTGCTCCACCTTAATCTTTGTCCTCGTACTTTTCAACTTGGATGCCTCCTGCCTGAGACGCGTTTCCTGCAGCAGTCGGATATCCGGCTTTGGCCTGTCTTCCCTTTTGGTGCGCGATTTCGAATCTCCGGATTCTCCGAGTAGCTTGGTCTCCCCATTAAGAAGGGTACTTTGACTGGTGGGCGAAAATACGGAACGCGTGCGCATGAATTTTTGTGAAAATCGCGTGGGCAAAGTTGATTCTGATAGTCGTTTTAGGCCGGATAATGCTGGTCGACTGTTTGGCACAGTTAGATTATTGGCCTTTGGCACTCCAAAGAGTCCATATTTCGCGAAACCTTTCCTGCCAGCGCCCCCAGTGGGCGTGACATCTTCGAATGTAAAAGCTTCGGTGGAGAGGGGAGTTAGTGGGGTCAGTGGAGATGCGGGATCTATCGAAAACAggaataataattttaatgttgCCTATAATGGTATTAGCAGTAGTACCTCTATAGACGCGGTTGTAGCGCTCCATTCTgtaattttacaaatattattttccacGAGCACAAAGACGACAAAAAAACGTGCAAAAAGATTTGCGAAAAGCAACTAACTGTAAGTAACTGCTTTGATAATGCGACCGCATTAAGAGCGGTTAAAATTACCGAAGATTCGATGATCAGGCAACTCATAAAATCCTAGTAAAGACCATTATTAGTGCTGAAAAACGATCCTTTAAAATATACCCTATGATAAGCTTCATCGTACATagagatatatattttagtttaaaaaGGAGCTTCTACTATAGAtagtttagtttgatttaaaCCGATTAGTgagttaaaataaaaattatacttattatacccgttactcgtagagtaaaagggtattctagattcgttgatatttaaaaatagtCTTGGACTAAAAATAAGTAAttgacaaaaaataaaataacgaaaaacataaaccaaaacaattaaaatagtaagctattaatttattagtaattaaataattaataattgtaaTCTGCCGCATTAGAATATTCAAATCCAAGAACTTATCTATTATACAAATCTCTAAAGTCACCCTCGTGATTTGggtgaaatgaaaaaattagaataaaaGTTCAAGAAACTCGGCACGCATTAATATTTACCATTTCACATGTCTAAGTACCAAATTTCGATTTATACCGTCTacataatattattttgcttCTAATTAAAGCGAGTTTGTCCAGTTTCTTAGTCGTTATTTTTGCGAtgcgatttgatttgatttttgcttCGGTTTTTGCGACGGAGTTTCTGCGACGAATTTTTTTGCGAATTGGCAGTCAACAGATGAACCGATAAAACGTAAACAATTGTTGCACAAAACGTGCAAATTAAGTGAACAAAAATAATCAATTAAGTTAATTTAATGACGCTGAAAATTCACAATTCTTGCGTGCAATAATGGCAATATTCATAAAGGTAATAAACACTCGGAGTAAAAATTGTCAATTTTCATATGAAAAGATACACAAATGAGTTGCTTAAAAGTATAAATTAATTGTCTTACTTTAACtataacataaaaaataatataactataactataaacaaaaatttttatgttaataaaaattattaattaaattgataaaataCTTCAGTAGAAGTTTGCTGTGCTATTTCCAATGTGttataaattaaaaggaacttttttttattttccttttgcagCTCGAGTTACAAACATTGATGATTTAAACTAATTAGTAGtaagaaaatggaaatatcTGTACCGAAAATAATGTATTGGAAATGTAATGTATCTTAAATGCATTAAGCGtctttttttgtaaatagaCATTTATGAAGAACTATTAAGATAAGCTGTAGTTAACTGAGGCTTCGGTATAATTTTCAGCACCCGCGACTTGagagtaaaatatatatatacacatatacgtatgtagatatattttttaggTTCTGCGAAATCATGACATTGCCACCTGTTAAAGCCCCACAGATATATTGGCGCTGCTGCTTGGCTGTTTGGGTCTTAGGCGCTTACCTTgctttatttggtttttcgtGGGCAAGAACAACATGGAATTATTGTGTTTGCGCAGTCGGCAATGCCGAAGCTTTAGCTAGCCCCCTGCTCTCCATAAACTGCCCCCCTGCGGACCAAGTTGGCCACATGTGGGGCTTGTTGTTGCcggcttttggccaagaaacAGCTGAGCTCGGCCAGCTGCtttgtgtttatatttttttcacgaGCATCGGAGGAGCGGCTGCGCAGTGGCTATAATACCCCCCCGATCCACAAGCAAATCGAACAGAAAACCGAAGCGGAAAGCCGAGCTTTTTGGCGACTCGACTCGAGAACGGACGTATAAAATTGCGATGGCTCGCCACAAAGCGATTCAGTCGTCTAACGGAGTTCAAACCAAGCTGAGCTGGAAAAGTTCTGGTGCCTATAGCGTGGAAAATCAATCCATCGAGTAGTCTGTCGTAAATATTGAGAGAGCCGATATAAATACACCCAAGTCATAAACAAGTGCGTTTGAataccaacaaaaaaataagaaaaaaaggcagaaatcATTTACGAGTGCTGTGCTGTGGGCGCATAATTGTATGCAAAAGTGCATAAAG from Drosophila yakuba strain Tai18E2 chromosome 3L, Prin_Dyak_Tai18E2_2.1, whole genome shotgun sequence carries:
- the LOC6534135 gene encoding H/ACA ribonucleoprotein complex subunit 2-like protein — encoded protein: MVKVKVERSEDADESVVASGDVTIKEEESYDDKLIFVNAIAKPMAGKKLAKKCYKLVKKAMKHKTFLRNGLKDVQTRLRKGETGICIFAGDVTPVDIMCHLPAVCEEKGIPYAYTPSRADLGAAMGVKRGTVALLVRQNDEYKDLYDEVKEELSALNIPV
- the LOC6534136 gene encoding uncharacterized protein LOC6534136, which translates into the protein MERYNRVYRDPASPLTPLTPLSTEAFTFEDVTPTGGAGRKGFAKYGLFGVPKANNLTVPNSRPALSGLKRLSESTLPTRFSQKFMRTRSVFSPTSQSTLLNGETKLLGESGDSKSRTKREDRPKPDIRLLQETRLRQEASKLKSTRTKIKVEHPKSPLPSFSHPRYKPCSPVEHPTLSPRVKSLLDRTGNEHLTELFTRQEIDIEVLIQMTLEDLAALGVRGAREIRLAMNIIQLAKQIF